A region from the Hydrogenimonas sp. genome encodes:
- a CDS encoding TPR domain protein in aerotolerance operon produces MSFEYPYLLALLLLLPPLWFVAKGGGDSLGRRFAPELYRKMVAGGGGLSREKRRALMLFSAAFAIIALARPVIDRGEIKIAGSVRDLAVAFDISRSMFADDIYPNRLEMAKRKFRDLLDSLKDTRVAVIGFSSRAFLVAPLTADYESLKYLVGHMGADYVSLKGTDMMAPLEVTGKLLGNRAEKGLLIFTDGGDDRDFSKEIDYAEKHGIKVFIYALGTKKGGVMRLPNGGVVRDGNGDVVITRLNPSVRELAEATGGVYLTYSSSSSDMKRLAARIESALGAARTEERTLRNRLELFYYPLALAVLLFLTASTSLPRAGRAAAGGGFTGVKDV; encoded by the coding sequence ATGAGTTTCGAGTATCCCTATCTTCTTGCACTTCTTCTTCTACTGCCCCCTCTTTGGTTTGTTGCAAAAGGGGGCGGGGATTCGCTTGGAAGAAGGTTCGCACCCGAGCTCTACAGAAAGATGGTCGCCGGGGGTGGAGGATTGAGCCGCGAAAAACGGAGGGCTCTCATGCTCTTTTCGGCGGCTTTCGCCATCATAGCACTTGCACGTCCGGTGATAGACCGGGGTGAGATAAAGATCGCCGGCAGTGTCAGAGATCTGGCGGTCGCCTTCGATATTTCGCGCTCGATGTTTGCAGATGACATCTATCCAAACAGACTGGAGATGGCGAAGAGGAAGTTCCGCGACCTTCTCGACTCGCTTAAAGATACACGTGTGGCCGTTATCGGCTTCAGCTCCAGGGCTTTCCTGGTGGCTCCTCTTACGGCCGATTACGAATCGCTGAAGTATCTTGTCGGGCATATGGGGGCAGACTACGTCTCTCTCAAGGGTACCGATATGATGGCACCGCTGGAAGTGACGGGAAAGCTTCTGGGCAACAGAGCCGAAAAGGGGCTTCTCATCTTTACGGACGGTGGTGACGATAGAGACTTTTCAAAGGAGATAGATTACGCCGAAAAGCACGGTATAAAAGTTTTCATTTACGCTCTGGGTACGAAAAAGGGCGGAGTGATGAGACTTCCGAATGGCGGTGTGGTGCGGGATGGAAACGGCGATGTCGTGATTACACGCCTCAACCCTTCGGTCAGAGAGCTTGCCGAGGCAACCGGAGGGGTCTACCTCACCTACTCTTCGAGCTCCTCCGACATGAAGAGGCTTGCCGCAAGGATCGAGAGCGCACTCGGTGCGGCACGGACCGAAGAGCGTACGTTGCGAAACAGGCTGGAGCTCTTCTACTATCCGCTGGCTCTCGCCGTCCTACTCTTTCTGACGGCCTCTACATCTCTGCCGAGAGCTGGAAGAGCAGCGGCGGGAGGAGGATTTACGGGGGTGAAAGATGTTTAA
- a CDS encoding BatA: MNGTFLFEYPAAFLLLLLYIVCMRFCKPRFESIIFPGTVWLKRAGRRVSTLSKIAKFAAFAMLVTALASPVVENEFEVENDKGYEISLILDASGSMAEGGKFDIVKGIVEEFVKERRHDKIGLTIFADFAYVAVPLTYDKESLLRLLDRVEVGIAGTSRTALYEALFMSTKLFKNSSAKNKIAILLTDGMDNAGTVPLEVAINTAKKYGIKVYTIGVGQPGDFNPYVLEKIAGETGGRYFDADSVKRLKEVYRTIDRLEKSEIKGRKYLKKEYYYAWPLGIGTLLIALLLVWRRR, translated from the coding sequence ATGAACGGAACCTTCCTCTTCGAGTATCCTGCCGCATTTTTGCTGCTGCTTCTTTATATCGTATGTATGAGGTTCTGCAAACCGCGTTTCGAGAGTATCATCTTTCCCGGGACCGTTTGGCTCAAAAGGGCGGGGCGCAGAGTCTCCACACTCTCGAAAATCGCGAAGTTCGCCGCTTTCGCGATGCTTGTTACCGCACTGGCTTCGCCGGTTGTCGAAAACGAGTTCGAGGTGGAGAACGACAAGGGGTACGAGATATCTTTGATACTCGATGCGAGCGGCTCCATGGCGGAGGGCGGAAAGTTCGACATAGTGAAGGGAATTGTGGAGGAGTTCGTCAAAGAGCGAAGACACGACAAGATCGGTCTTACGATATTTGCGGATTTCGCCTATGTCGCGGTGCCGTTGACTTACGACAAAGAGTCGCTTCTGCGCCTTCTGGATAGAGTGGAGGTAGGAATAGCCGGAACAAGCAGGACAGCACTCTATGAAGCGCTCTTCATGAGCACCAAGCTCTTCAAGAACTCCAGTGCCAAAAACAAGATTGCCATTTTGCTGACCGACGGTATGGACAATGCCGGGACGGTACCCCTGGAGGTGGCGATTAATACGGCGAAAAAGTACGGGATAAAGGTATATACGATAGGTGTGGGCCAGCCGGGCGACTTCAACCCCTATGTACTCGAAAAGATTGCCGGTGAGACTGGAGGCAGATACTTCGATGCCGACAGCGTCAAGAGGCTGAAAGAGGTCTACAGGACGATAGACAGGCTTGAAAAGAGTGAGATCAAGGGGCGAAAGTATCTGAAAAAAGAGTACTACTACGCATGGCCTCTGGGTATCGGCACTCTTTTGATAGCACTACTTCTGGTATGGAGGCGTAGATGA